A part of Geothrix oryzae genomic DNA contains:
- the nuoF gene encoding NADH-quinone oxidoreductase subunit NuoF, whose protein sequence is MAAIRTKPDPQIYTFPGFGTDKYPNLMLRGAGDLDNWHLKTYEQKHEGYVALKAALKMEPVAVVEEMKTSGIRGRGGAGFPCGLKWSFMPKDTPERKFTRYLVCNGDEGEPGTFKDRAILEYNPHQLIEGMIIGGWAMQCKLGFVYIRGEFLWLIEKLEAAIQQARDAGYLGKNILGTGWDYDILVYRGAGAYICGEETALLNSLEGRRGEPRVKPPFPAAKGAFGQPTTVNNVETLAAVPPILRMGGAEYAKLGTPKNTGTRIFGVSGHVKRPGLFELPLGTPMDFVVNELAGGSSTGKKIKAIIPGGASAPMFDEKDFDCPLDFDTVKARGSMAGSGGLICMDEDTCMVQATLRLIRFYAHESCGQCTPCREGCNWMEMVLYRIEHGQGRMEDLDLLASLTPRIGLRTLCPLGDAACGPMDSALQKFRHEFEHHITHKTCYATGSRLLSTAGAH, encoded by the coding sequence GCCCGATCCCCAGATCTACACCTTCCCCGGCTTCGGCACGGACAAGTACCCGAATCTGATGCTCCGCGGCGCGGGGGATCTGGACAACTGGCACCTCAAGACCTACGAGCAGAAGCACGAGGGCTATGTGGCCCTGAAGGCCGCGCTGAAGATGGAGCCCGTGGCCGTGGTCGAGGAGATGAAGACCTCCGGCATCCGGGGCCGCGGCGGCGCGGGTTTCCCCTGCGGCCTGAAGTGGTCCTTCATGCCCAAGGACACCCCCGAGCGGAAGTTCACCCGCTACCTGGTCTGCAACGGCGACGAGGGCGAGCCCGGCACCTTCAAGGATCGCGCCATCCTCGAATACAACCCCCACCAGCTCATCGAGGGCATGATCATCGGCGGCTGGGCCATGCAGTGCAAGCTCGGCTTCGTCTACATCCGCGGCGAGTTCCTCTGGCTCATCGAGAAGCTCGAGGCCGCGATCCAGCAGGCCCGCGATGCCGGCTACCTCGGCAAGAACATCCTGGGCACGGGCTGGGACTACGACATCCTGGTCTACCGCGGGGCCGGCGCCTACATCTGCGGCGAGGAGACGGCCCTGCTGAACTCGCTGGAGGGCCGCCGCGGCGAGCCCCGCGTGAAGCCGCCCTTCCCGGCGGCCAAGGGCGCCTTCGGCCAGCCCACCACCGTGAACAATGTGGAGACCTTGGCGGCCGTGCCCCCCATCCTCCGCATGGGCGGCGCCGAGTACGCCAAGCTGGGCACCCCCAAGAACACGGGCACCCGCATCTTCGGCGTCAGCGGGCATGTGAAACGCCCGGGCCTCTTCGAACTGCCCCTGGGCACGCCCATGGACTTCGTGGTGAACGAGCTGGCGGGTGGCTCCAGCACCGGCAAGAAGATCAAGGCCATCATCCCCGGCGGCGCCAGCGCCCCCATGTTCGACGAGAAGGATTTCGACTGCCCCCTGGACTTCGACACCGTGAAGGCCCGGGGCTCCATGGCGGGCTCCGGCGGCCTCATCTGCATGGACGAGGACACCTGCATGGTGCAGGCCACGCTGCGCCTGATCCGCTTCTACGCCCATGAGAGCTGCGGCCAGTGCACGCCCTGCCGCGAAGGCTGCAACTGGATGGAGATGGTGCTCTACCGCATCGAGCACGGCCAGGGCCGCATGGAGGACCTGGATCTGCTGGCCAGCCTCACGCCGCGCATCGGCCTGCGGACGCTGTGTCCCCTGGGCGACGCCGCCTGCGGCCCCATGGACTCCGCCCTTCAGAAGTTCCGCCACGAGTTCGAGCATCACATCACCCACAAGACCTGCTACGCCACCGGCTCCCGGCTGCTGTCCACCGCAGGCGCGCACTAG
- a CDS encoding metallophosphoesterase, with amino-acid sequence MRILLLALLTTLLPAQAAFLVKPYLQLGDAPRPAAQERLELMWHAEDRGGAWTVEVQRGQGWTLQPAPTFHRLEVPPLPAHRIYRAALKNLKPGARVSYRVKLDGALVFAAEAQARKPGAHRMIVFGDAADGSASQLGIAKAVLAERPDAVLLVGDLVYGMGLASEYRKRFFPVYNSEEVPLMRSVPFLGLPGNHDVPFRRSAEAAAYFAYWSLPLNGPGLRAGEANAAPAVPGTHDAVVAAAGPAFPRMASYSFDYGPVHWTVLDSNLYADWESPALKAWLEADLKAAQGAAWRIVALHHPLFQSSRSHFDDQWMRPISPILEKHGVDVVLAGHVHNYQRTAPLRFRPGQVGHRGRPVAGEFTVDEAFDGRTITRAKGILHIVTGAGGAELYDPWQTDVRASWQPWTRVFISDKHSFTVLEVDGRTLKLRQIDAEGHELDAVTMTKPSPARPPSGR; translated from the coding sequence ATGCGTATCCTGCTGCTCGCCCTGCTGACCACGCTGCTTCCAGCGCAGGCCGCCTTCCTGGTGAAGCCTTACCTCCAGCTGGGGGACGCGCCGCGGCCTGCCGCCCAGGAGCGCCTGGAATTGATGTGGCACGCGGAAGACCGGGGCGGCGCCTGGACCGTGGAAGTGCAGCGGGGGCAGGGATGGACCCTCCAGCCAGCGCCCACCTTCCACCGCCTTGAGGTGCCGCCGTTGCCGGCGCACCGCATCTATCGAGCCGCGTTGAAGAACCTCAAGCCGGGCGCGCGGGTGTCCTACCGCGTGAAGCTGGATGGGGCCCTGGTCTTCGCGGCCGAGGCGCAGGCCCGTAAACCTGGCGCCCACCGGATGATCGTGTTCGGGGATGCGGCGGACGGTTCGGCTTCCCAGCTGGGCATCGCCAAGGCCGTGCTGGCGGAGCGGCCCGATGCGGTGCTCCTCGTCGGAGATCTCGTCTACGGCATGGGACTGGCCTCTGAGTACCGGAAGCGGTTCTTCCCGGTCTACAACTCGGAGGAAGTGCCGCTCATGCGGAGCGTGCCCTTCCTGGGCCTTCCCGGCAATCACGATGTCCCCTTCCGCCGGTCGGCGGAGGCCGCGGCCTACTTCGCCTACTGGTCCCTGCCGCTGAACGGCCCCGGATTGCGGGCGGGCGAGGCGAACGCCGCGCCCGCCGTGCCGGGCACCCACGATGCCGTGGTGGCGGCCGCAGGCCCGGCCTTCCCGCGCATGGCCAGCTACAGCTTCGACTATGGCCCGGTCCATTGGACGGTGCTGGATTCCAACCTCTATGCCGATTGGGAGAGCCCCGCGCTGAAGGCCTGGCTGGAGGCAGACCTGAAGGCCGCCCAGGGCGCCGCCTGGCGCATCGTGGCCCTGCATCATCCCCTGTTCCAGAGTTCACGCAGCCACTTCGACGATCAGTGGATGCGTCCCATCAGTCCGATTCTCGAAAAGCACGGCGTGGATGTGGTCCTCGCGGGCCATGTCCACAACTACCAGCGCACGGCGCCGCTGCGCTTCCGGCCCGGGCAGGTCGGCCACCGCGGCAGGCCGGTGGCGGGCGAGTTCACGGTGGATGAGGCTTTCGATGGCAGGACCATCACCCGTGCCAAGGGCATCCTCCACATCGTGACGGGTGCCGGTGGCGCCGAGCTCTACGATCCCTGGCAGACCGATGTCCGCGCCAGCTGGCAGCCCTGGACCCGCGTCTTCATCTCCGACAAGCACTCCTTCACGGTGCTGGAGGTGGACGGTCGGACCTTGAAGCTCCGTCAGATCGACGCCGAAGGGCATGAGCTGGATGCCGTCACGATGACGAAGCCGTCGCCGGCAAGGCCCCCTTCAGGTCGGTGA
- a CDS encoding GTP pyrophosphokinase yields MNTPSYTKTSYLFDGITSSVVSEEAMRSIRSFIATENLYLSATREIATKFENLNNDLKYSSERNPIHQIQTRVKTPMSIFKKLERRGFELTSESARKNLTDIAGVRVICSYLNDIYLISDMLLSQTDITLVRTSDYIKNPKPNGYRSLHHIVTVPVFLSKSVETVHVEIQIRTIAMDFWATLEHQLSYKLADRETMSIANNIKACAEEIADIDMRMQNLYNIINPPSNP; encoded by the coding sequence ATGAATACGCCGAGCTACACTAAAACATCTTACCTATTTGATGGCATTACTTCCAGCGTCGTGTCCGAAGAAGCCATGCGCTCCATCCGAAGCTTTATCGCCACGGAGAACCTCTATTTATCCGCAACTCGTGAAATAGCGACTAAATTTGAAAATCTAAATAACGATCTTAAATACAGCAGCGAAAGAAACCCCATCCACCAGATACAAACCCGCGTCAAAACCCCCATGAGCATTTTCAAAAAATTGGAAAGGAGGGGATTCGAGCTCACATCTGAATCGGCAAGGAAGAACTTGACCGATATTGCCGGCGTTCGCGTCATCTGCTCCTATCTCAACGATATCTACCTCATTTCAGACATGCTCTTGTCACAGACCGACATCACCCTCGTACGCACTTCCGATTACATCAAGAACCCCAAACCAAACGGGTACCGGAGCCTTCATCACATCGTGACGGTGCCCGTATTCTTGTCGAAAAGTGTCGAGACCGTCCATGTCGAAATCCAGATCCGCACCATCGCCATGGATTTCTGGGCAACACTGGAGCATCAGCTCAGTTATAAACTTGCGGATCGAGAGACCATGTCCATCGCAAACAACATAAAAGCCTGTGCCGAAGAGATCGCCGATATCGATATGAGGATGCAAAATCTTTACAATATTATCAATCCTCCATCCAACCCTTGA